In Crassostrea angulata isolate pt1a10 chromosome 6, ASM2561291v2, whole genome shotgun sequence, a genomic segment contains:
- the LOC128186988 gene encoding uncharacterized protein LOC128186988 encodes MPIIIPPESEMKSLSLDGIACIYHRYVTSLQTQCASMDRVGEIQRKGWYICSDPTYVPRKPCTTFLSNNIFPENMFSEDLKLRYGCDIYKTPLWLKTSLKSWKNETNMSINDVIDILTLSINGISNLPLIDHFVNEKPISQVRQLLLELHFNPGQMSIEDYAQILLRLKKLHRYGFRIVWFDRIFQCATPKFNKRYAEYFVQESFKDKSTNLEVVNLPSVEEIKGMESTKSSDLYFKYLQTTQIFCQNIFRMGQIVDGGWDVCHDHMVKYPQSCIVYSFGVSGDLTFDDEVSETYHCNVFSFDPTTVFPTHQHGPNVWFYRIGIVNKHEKFRAGYVAPLQELREMHNHTSSPIAILKIDVEGAEWQSCPI; translated from the coding sequence CATCACTTCAAACTCAGTGCGCCTCCATGGACCGTGTAGGTGAAATACAGAGAAAGGGATGGTACATTTGCTCCGACCCGACTTATGTTCCGCGCAAACCATGTACAACATTTTTGTCTAACAATATTTTTCCTGAAAACATGTTCTCTGaagatttaaaattaagataCGGTTGTGACATATACAAGACCCCACTGTGGTTGAAAACATCGTTAAAGTCTTggaaaaatgaaacaaatatgtCTATAAATGACGTTATTGATATACTAACATTAAGTATTAATGGCATATCAAACTTACCACTTATCGATCATTTTGTAAATGAGAAACCCATAAGTCAAGTACGACAACTACTGTTGGAGTTACACTTTAACCCAGGTCAGATGAGTATCGAGGACTACGCCCAGATCTTACTTCGCTTAAAGAAGCTACACAGATATGGATTCAGAATAGTGTGGTTTGACCGAATTTTCCAATGTGCAACTCCGAAATTTAATAAGCGTTACGCGGAATATTTTGTGCAAGAAAGTTTTAAAGATAAGTCAACGAATTTGGAAGTAGTGAATTTGCCATCAGTTGAAGAAATTAAAGGAATGGAGAGCACAAAAAGTTCAGATTTGTACTTCAAGTATCTTCAAACAACCCAAATATTCTGTCAGAATATATTTAGAATGGGGCAGATTGTAGATGGTGGATGGGATGTATGTCATGACCATATGGTAAAATACCCTCAGTCATGTATAGTATACTCGTTTGGTGTGTCAGGTGACTTAACCTTTGATGACGAAGTTTCAGAAACATACCATTGCAATGTGTTTTCTTTTGACCCAACAACTGTCTTCCCGACCCACCAGCACGGACCAAACGTTTGGTTCTATAGAATAGGAATAGTAAATAAACATGAAAAGTTCAGAGCTGGCTATGTCGCACCACTGCAGGAACTTCGAGAAATGCATAACCACACATCTTCTCCAATTGCTATTCTCAAAATCGATGTTGAAGGTGCGGAGTGGCAAAGTTGTCCGATCTAA